In one window of Gorilla gorilla gorilla isolate KB3781 chromosome 2, NHGRI_mGorGor1-v2.1_pri, whole genome shotgun sequence DNA:
- the SEMA3G gene encoding semaphorin-3G isoform X2, translating into MAPSAWAICWLLGGLLLHGGSSGPSPGPSVPRLRLSYRDLLSANRSAIFLGPQGSLNLQAMYLDEYRDRLFLGGLDALYSLRLDQAWPDPREVLWPPQPGQREECVRKGRDPLTECANFVRVLQPHNRTHLLACGTGAFQPTCALITVGHRGEHVLQLEPGSVESGRGRCPHEPSRPFASTFIDGELYTGLTADFLGREAMIFRSGGPRPALRSDSDQSLLHDPRFVMATRIPENSDQDNDKVYFFFSETVPSPDGGSNHVTVSRVGRVCVNDAGGQRVLVNKWSTFLKARLVCSVPGPGGAETHFDQLEDVFLLWPKAGKSLEVYALFSTVSAVFQGFAVCVYHMADIWEVFNGPFAHRDGPQHQWGPYGGKVPFPRPGVCPSKMTTQPGRPFGSTKDYPDEVLQFARAHPLMFWPVRPRHGRPVLVKTHLAQQLHQIVVDRVEAEDGTYDVIFLGTDSGSVLKVIALQAGGSAEPEEVVLEELQVFKVPTPITEMEISVKRQMLYVGSRLGVAQLRLHQCETYGTACAECCLARDPYCAWDGASCTHYRPSLGKRRFRRQDIRHGNPALQCLGQSQEEEAVGLVAATMVYGTEHNSTFLECLPKSPQAAVRWLLQRPGDEGPDQVKTDERVLHTERGLLFRRLSRFDAGTYTCTTLEHGFSQTVVRLALVVIVASQLDNLFPPEPKPEEPPARGGLASTPPKAWYKDILQLIGFANLPRVDEYCERVWCRGTTECSGCFRSRSRGKQARGKSWAGLELGKKMKSRVHAEHNRTPREVEAT; encoded by the exons ATGGCCCCCTCGGCCTGGGCCATTTGCTGGCTGCTGGGGGGCCTCCTGCTCCATGGGGGTAGCTctggccccagccctggccccagtGTGCCCCGCCTGCGGCTCTCCTACCGAG ACCTCTTGTCTGCCAACCGCTCTGCCATCTTTCTGGGCCCCCAGGGCTCCCTGAACCTCCAGGCCATGTACCTAGATGAGTACCGAGACCGCCTCTTTCTGGGTGGCCTGGACGCCCTCTACTCTCTGCGGCTGGACCAGGCATGGCCAGATCCCCGGGAG GTCCTGTGGCCACCGCAGCCAGGACAGAGGGAGGAGTGTGTTCGAAAGGGAAGAGATCCTTTG ACAGAGTGCGCCAACTTCGTGCGGGTGCTACAGCCTCACAACCGGACCCACCTGCTAGCCTGTGGCACTGGGGCCTTCCAGCCCACCTGTGCCCTCATCACAGTTGGCCACCGTGGGGAA CATGTGCTCCAGCTGGAGCCTGGCAGTGTGGAAAGCGGCCGGGGGCGGTGCCCTCACGAGCCCAGCCGTCCCTTTGCCAGCACCTTCATAG atGGGGAGCTGTACACGGGTCTCACCGCTGACTTCCTGGGGCGAGAGGCCATGATCTTCCGAAGTGGAGGTCCTCGGCCAGCTCTGCGTTCCGACTCTGACCAGAGTCTCTTGCACG ACCCCCGGTTTGTGATGGCCACCCGGATCCCTGAGAACTCTGACCAGGACAATGACAAGGTGTACTTCTTCTTCTCGGAGACGGTCCCCTCGCCCGATGGTGGCTCGAACCATGTCACTGTCAGCCGCGTGGGCCGCGTCTGCGTG AATGATGCTGGGGGCCAGCGGGTGCTGGTGAACAAATGGAGCACTTTCCtcaaggccaggctggtctgctcGGTGCCCGGCCCTGGCGGTGCCGAGACCCACTTTGACCAGCTAG AGGATGTGTTCCTGCTGTGGCCCAAGGCCGGGAAGAGCCTCGAGGTGTACGCGCTGTTTAGCACCGTCAG TGCCGTGTTCCAGGGCTTCGCCGTCTGTGTGTACCACATGGCAGACATCTGGGAGGTCTTCAACGGGCCCTTTGCCCACCGAGATGGGCCTCAGCACCAGTGGGGGCCCTATGGGGGCAAGGTGCCCTTCCCTCGCCCCGGTGTG TGCCCCAGCAAGATGACCACACAGCCAGGACGGCCTTTTGGCAGCACCAAGGACTACCCAGATGAGGTGCTGCAGTTTGCCCGAGCCCACCCCCTCATGTTCTGGCCTGTGCGGCCTCGGCATGGCCGCCCTGTCCTTGTCAAGACCCACCTGGCCCAGCAGCTACACCAGATCGTGGTGGACCGCGTGGAGGCAGAGGATGGGACCTACGATGTCATTTTCCTGGGGACTG ACTCAGGCTCTGTGCTCAAAGTCATCGCCCTCCAGGCAGGGGGCTCAGCTGAACCTGAGGAAGTGGTTCTGGAGGAGCTCCAGGTGTTTAAG GTGCCAACACCTATCACCGAAATGGAGATCTCTGTCAAAAGG CAAATGCTATACGTGGGCTCTCGGCTGGGTGTGGCCCAGCTGCGGCTGCACCAATGTGAGACTTACGGCACTGCCTGTGCAGAGTGCTGCCTGGCCCGGGACCCATACTGTGCCTGGGACGGTGCCTCCTGTACCCACTACCGCCCCAGCCTTGGCAAGCGCCGGTTCCGCCGGCAGGACATCCGGCACGGCAACCCTGCCCTGCAGTGCCTGGGCCAGAGCCAGGAAG AAGAGGCAGTGGGACTTGTGGCAGCCACCATGGTCTACGGCACGGAGCACAATAGCACCTTCCTGGAGTGCCTGCCCAAGTCTCCCCAGGCTGCTGTGCGCTGGCTCTTGCAGAGGCCAGGGGATGAGGGGCCTGACCAG GTGAAGACGGACGAGCGAGTCTTGCACACGGAGCGGGGGCTGCTGTTCCGCAGGCTCAGCCGTTTCGATGCGGGCACCTACACCTGCACCACTCTGGAGCATGGCTTCTCCCAGACTGTGGTCCGCCTGGCTCTGGTGGTGATTGTGGCCTCACAGCTGGACAACCTGTTCCCTCCGGAGCCAAAGCCAGAGGAGCCCCCAGCCCGGGGAGGCCTGGCTTCCACCCCACCCAAGGCCTGGTACAAGGACATCCTGCAGCTCATTGGCTTCGCCAACCTGCCCCGGGTGGATGAGTACTGTGAGCGCGTGTGGTGCAGGGGCACTACGGAATGCTCAGGCTGCTTCCGGAGCCGGAGCCGGGGCAAGCAGGCCAGGGGCAAGAGCTGGGCAGGGCTGGAGCTAGGCAAGAAGATGAAGAGCCGGGTGCATGCCGAGCACAATCGGActccccgggaggtggaggccacGTAG
- the SEMA3G gene encoding semaphorin-3G isoform X3, producing MAPSAWAICWLLGGLLLHGGSSGPSPGPSVPRLRLSYRGAMVRKPSSTMWMETFSRYLLSANRSAIFLGPQGSLNLQAMYLDEYRDRLFLGGLDALYSLRLDQAWPDPREVLWPPQPGQREECVRKGRDPLHVLQLEPGSVESGRGRCPHEPSRPFASTFIDGELYTGLTADFLGREAMIFRSGGPRPALRSDSDQSLLHDPRFVMATRIPENSDQDNDKVYFFFSETVPSPDGGSNHVTVSRVGRVCVNDAGGQRVLVNKWSTFLKARLVCSVPGPGGAETHFDQLEDVFLLWPKAGKSLEVYALFSTVSAVFQGFAVCVYHMADIWEVFNGPFAHRDGPQHQWGPYGGKVPFPRPGVCPSKMTTQPGRPFGSTKDYPDEVLQFARAHPLMFWPVRPRHGRPVLVKTHLAQQLHQIVVDRVEAEDGTYDVIFLGTDSGSVLKVIALQAGGSAEPEEVVLEELQVFKVPTPITEMEISVKRQMLYVGSRLGVAQLRLHQCETYGTACAECCLARDPYCAWDGASCTHYRPSLGKRRFRRQDIRHGNPALQCLGQSQEEEAVGLVAATMVYGTEHNSTFLECLPKSPQAAVRWLLQRPGDEGPDQVKTDERVLHTERGLLFRRLSRFDAGTYTCTTLEHGFSQTVVRLALVVIVASQLDNLFPPEPKPEEPPARGGLASTPPKAWYKDILQLIGFANLPRVDEYCERVWCRGTTECSGCFRSRSRGKQARGKSWAGLELGKKMKSRVHAEHNRTPREVEAT from the exons ATGGCCCCCTCGGCCTGGGCCATTTGCTGGCTGCTGGGGGGCCTCCTGCTCCATGGGGGTAGCTctggccccagccctggccccagtGTGCCCCGCCTGCGGCTCTCCTACCGAG GAGCCATGGTCCGAAAGCCTTCCAGCACCATGTGGATGGAAACATTTTCCAGAT ACCTCTTGTCTGCCAACCGCTCTGCCATCTTTCTGGGCCCCCAGGGCTCCCTGAACCTCCAGGCCATGTACCTAGATGAGTACCGAGACCGCCTCTTTCTGGGTGGCCTGGACGCCCTCTACTCTCTGCGGCTGGACCAGGCATGGCCAGATCCCCGGGAG GTCCTGTGGCCACCGCAGCCAGGACAGAGGGAGGAGTGTGTTCGAAAGGGAAGAGATCCTTTG CATGTGCTCCAGCTGGAGCCTGGCAGTGTGGAAAGCGGCCGGGGGCGGTGCCCTCACGAGCCCAGCCGTCCCTTTGCCAGCACCTTCATAG atGGGGAGCTGTACACGGGTCTCACCGCTGACTTCCTGGGGCGAGAGGCCATGATCTTCCGAAGTGGAGGTCCTCGGCCAGCTCTGCGTTCCGACTCTGACCAGAGTCTCTTGCACG ACCCCCGGTTTGTGATGGCCACCCGGATCCCTGAGAACTCTGACCAGGACAATGACAAGGTGTACTTCTTCTTCTCGGAGACGGTCCCCTCGCCCGATGGTGGCTCGAACCATGTCACTGTCAGCCGCGTGGGCCGCGTCTGCGTG AATGATGCTGGGGGCCAGCGGGTGCTGGTGAACAAATGGAGCACTTTCCtcaaggccaggctggtctgctcGGTGCCCGGCCCTGGCGGTGCCGAGACCCACTTTGACCAGCTAG AGGATGTGTTCCTGCTGTGGCCCAAGGCCGGGAAGAGCCTCGAGGTGTACGCGCTGTTTAGCACCGTCAG TGCCGTGTTCCAGGGCTTCGCCGTCTGTGTGTACCACATGGCAGACATCTGGGAGGTCTTCAACGGGCCCTTTGCCCACCGAGATGGGCCTCAGCACCAGTGGGGGCCCTATGGGGGCAAGGTGCCCTTCCCTCGCCCCGGTGTG TGCCCCAGCAAGATGACCACACAGCCAGGACGGCCTTTTGGCAGCACCAAGGACTACCCAGATGAGGTGCTGCAGTTTGCCCGAGCCCACCCCCTCATGTTCTGGCCTGTGCGGCCTCGGCATGGCCGCCCTGTCCTTGTCAAGACCCACCTGGCCCAGCAGCTACACCAGATCGTGGTGGACCGCGTGGAGGCAGAGGATGGGACCTACGATGTCATTTTCCTGGGGACTG ACTCAGGCTCTGTGCTCAAAGTCATCGCCCTCCAGGCAGGGGGCTCAGCTGAACCTGAGGAAGTGGTTCTGGAGGAGCTCCAGGTGTTTAAG GTGCCAACACCTATCACCGAAATGGAGATCTCTGTCAAAAGG CAAATGCTATACGTGGGCTCTCGGCTGGGTGTGGCCCAGCTGCGGCTGCACCAATGTGAGACTTACGGCACTGCCTGTGCAGAGTGCTGCCTGGCCCGGGACCCATACTGTGCCTGGGACGGTGCCTCCTGTACCCACTACCGCCCCAGCCTTGGCAAGCGCCGGTTCCGCCGGCAGGACATCCGGCACGGCAACCCTGCCCTGCAGTGCCTGGGCCAGAGCCAGGAAG AAGAGGCAGTGGGACTTGTGGCAGCCACCATGGTCTACGGCACGGAGCACAATAGCACCTTCCTGGAGTGCCTGCCCAAGTCTCCCCAGGCTGCTGTGCGCTGGCTCTTGCAGAGGCCAGGGGATGAGGGGCCTGACCAG GTGAAGACGGACGAGCGAGTCTTGCACACGGAGCGGGGGCTGCTGTTCCGCAGGCTCAGCCGTTTCGATGCGGGCACCTACACCTGCACCACTCTGGAGCATGGCTTCTCCCAGACTGTGGTCCGCCTGGCTCTGGTGGTGATTGTGGCCTCACAGCTGGACAACCTGTTCCCTCCGGAGCCAAAGCCAGAGGAGCCCCCAGCCCGGGGAGGCCTGGCTTCCACCCCACCCAAGGCCTGGTACAAGGACATCCTGCAGCTCATTGGCTTCGCCAACCTGCCCCGGGTGGATGAGTACTGTGAGCGCGTGTGGTGCAGGGGCACTACGGAATGCTCAGGCTGCTTCCGGAGCCGGAGCCGGGGCAAGCAGGCCAGGGGCAAGAGCTGGGCAGGGCTGGAGCTAGGCAAGAAGATGAAGAGCCGGGTGCATGCCGAGCACAATCGGActccccgggaggtggaggccacGTAG
- the TNNC1 gene encoding troponin C, slow skeletal and cardiac muscles — protein MDDIYKAAVEQLTEEQKNEFKAAFDIFVLGAEDGCISTKELGKVMRMLGQNPTPEELQEMIDEVDEDGSGTVDFDEFLVMMVRCMKDDSKGKSEEELSDLFRMFDKNADGYIDLDELKIMLQATGETITEDDIEELMKDGDKNNDGRIDYDEFLEFMKGVE, from the exons ATGGATGACATCTACAAGGCTGCG GTAGAGCAGCTGACAGAAGAGCAGAAAAATG AGTTCAAGGCAGCCTTCGACATCTTCGTGCTGGGCGCTGAGGATGGCTGCATCAGCACCAAGGAGCTGGGCAAGGTGATGAGGATGCTGGGCCAGAACCCCACCCCTGAGGAGCTGCAGGAGATGATCGATGAGGTGGATGAGGACG gcagcGGCACGGTGGACTTTGATGAGTTCCTGGTCATGATGGTTCGGTGCATGAAGGACGACAGCAAAGGGAAATCTGAGGAGGAGCTGTCTGACCTCTTCCGCATGTTTGACAA AAACGCTGATGGCTACATCGACCTGGATGAGCTGAAGATAATGCTGCAGGCTACAGGCGAGACCATCACGGAGGATGACATCGAGGAGCTCATGAAGGACGGAGACAAGAACAACGATGGCCGCATCGACTATGATG AGTTCCTGGAGTTCATGAAGGGTGTGGAGTAG
- the SEMA3G gene encoding semaphorin-3G isoform X1, with protein MAPSAWAICWLLGGLLLHGGSSGPSPGPSVPRLRLSYRGAMVRKPSSTMWMETFSRYLLSANRSAIFLGPQGSLNLQAMYLDEYRDRLFLGGLDALYSLRLDQAWPDPREVLWPPQPGQREECVRKGRDPLTECANFVRVLQPHNRTHLLACGTGAFQPTCALITVGHRGEHVLQLEPGSVESGRGRCPHEPSRPFASTFIDGELYTGLTADFLGREAMIFRSGGPRPALRSDSDQSLLHDPRFVMATRIPENSDQDNDKVYFFFSETVPSPDGGSNHVTVSRVGRVCVNDAGGQRVLVNKWSTFLKARLVCSVPGPGGAETHFDQLEDVFLLWPKAGKSLEVYALFSTVSAVFQGFAVCVYHMADIWEVFNGPFAHRDGPQHQWGPYGGKVPFPRPGVCPSKMTTQPGRPFGSTKDYPDEVLQFARAHPLMFWPVRPRHGRPVLVKTHLAQQLHQIVVDRVEAEDGTYDVIFLGTDSGSVLKVIALQAGGSAEPEEVVLEELQVFKVPTPITEMEISVKRQMLYVGSRLGVAQLRLHQCETYGTACAECCLARDPYCAWDGASCTHYRPSLGKRRFRRQDIRHGNPALQCLGQSQEEEAVGLVAATMVYGTEHNSTFLECLPKSPQAAVRWLLQRPGDEGPDQVKTDERVLHTERGLLFRRLSRFDAGTYTCTTLEHGFSQTVVRLALVVIVASQLDNLFPPEPKPEEPPARGGLASTPPKAWYKDILQLIGFANLPRVDEYCERVWCRGTTECSGCFRSRSRGKQARGKSWAGLELGKKMKSRVHAEHNRTPREVEAT; from the exons ATGGCCCCCTCGGCCTGGGCCATTTGCTGGCTGCTGGGGGGCCTCCTGCTCCATGGGGGTAGCTctggccccagccctggccccagtGTGCCCCGCCTGCGGCTCTCCTACCGAG GAGCCATGGTCCGAAAGCCTTCCAGCACCATGTGGATGGAAACATTTTCCAGAT ACCTCTTGTCTGCCAACCGCTCTGCCATCTTTCTGGGCCCCCAGGGCTCCCTGAACCTCCAGGCCATGTACCTAGATGAGTACCGAGACCGCCTCTTTCTGGGTGGCCTGGACGCCCTCTACTCTCTGCGGCTGGACCAGGCATGGCCAGATCCCCGGGAG GTCCTGTGGCCACCGCAGCCAGGACAGAGGGAGGAGTGTGTTCGAAAGGGAAGAGATCCTTTG ACAGAGTGCGCCAACTTCGTGCGGGTGCTACAGCCTCACAACCGGACCCACCTGCTAGCCTGTGGCACTGGGGCCTTCCAGCCCACCTGTGCCCTCATCACAGTTGGCCACCGTGGGGAA CATGTGCTCCAGCTGGAGCCTGGCAGTGTGGAAAGCGGCCGGGGGCGGTGCCCTCACGAGCCCAGCCGTCCCTTTGCCAGCACCTTCATAG atGGGGAGCTGTACACGGGTCTCACCGCTGACTTCCTGGGGCGAGAGGCCATGATCTTCCGAAGTGGAGGTCCTCGGCCAGCTCTGCGTTCCGACTCTGACCAGAGTCTCTTGCACG ACCCCCGGTTTGTGATGGCCACCCGGATCCCTGAGAACTCTGACCAGGACAATGACAAGGTGTACTTCTTCTTCTCGGAGACGGTCCCCTCGCCCGATGGTGGCTCGAACCATGTCACTGTCAGCCGCGTGGGCCGCGTCTGCGTG AATGATGCTGGGGGCCAGCGGGTGCTGGTGAACAAATGGAGCACTTTCCtcaaggccaggctggtctgctcGGTGCCCGGCCCTGGCGGTGCCGAGACCCACTTTGACCAGCTAG AGGATGTGTTCCTGCTGTGGCCCAAGGCCGGGAAGAGCCTCGAGGTGTACGCGCTGTTTAGCACCGTCAG TGCCGTGTTCCAGGGCTTCGCCGTCTGTGTGTACCACATGGCAGACATCTGGGAGGTCTTCAACGGGCCCTTTGCCCACCGAGATGGGCCTCAGCACCAGTGGGGGCCCTATGGGGGCAAGGTGCCCTTCCCTCGCCCCGGTGTG TGCCCCAGCAAGATGACCACACAGCCAGGACGGCCTTTTGGCAGCACCAAGGACTACCCAGATGAGGTGCTGCAGTTTGCCCGAGCCCACCCCCTCATGTTCTGGCCTGTGCGGCCTCGGCATGGCCGCCCTGTCCTTGTCAAGACCCACCTGGCCCAGCAGCTACACCAGATCGTGGTGGACCGCGTGGAGGCAGAGGATGGGACCTACGATGTCATTTTCCTGGGGACTG ACTCAGGCTCTGTGCTCAAAGTCATCGCCCTCCAGGCAGGGGGCTCAGCTGAACCTGAGGAAGTGGTTCTGGAGGAGCTCCAGGTGTTTAAG GTGCCAACACCTATCACCGAAATGGAGATCTCTGTCAAAAGG CAAATGCTATACGTGGGCTCTCGGCTGGGTGTGGCCCAGCTGCGGCTGCACCAATGTGAGACTTACGGCACTGCCTGTGCAGAGTGCTGCCTGGCCCGGGACCCATACTGTGCCTGGGACGGTGCCTCCTGTACCCACTACCGCCCCAGCCTTGGCAAGCGCCGGTTCCGCCGGCAGGACATCCGGCACGGCAACCCTGCCCTGCAGTGCCTGGGCCAGAGCCAGGAAG AAGAGGCAGTGGGACTTGTGGCAGCCACCATGGTCTACGGCACGGAGCACAATAGCACCTTCCTGGAGTGCCTGCCCAAGTCTCCCCAGGCTGCTGTGCGCTGGCTCTTGCAGAGGCCAGGGGATGAGGGGCCTGACCAG GTGAAGACGGACGAGCGAGTCTTGCACACGGAGCGGGGGCTGCTGTTCCGCAGGCTCAGCCGTTTCGATGCGGGCACCTACACCTGCACCACTCTGGAGCATGGCTTCTCCCAGACTGTGGTCCGCCTGGCTCTGGTGGTGATTGTGGCCTCACAGCTGGACAACCTGTTCCCTCCGGAGCCAAAGCCAGAGGAGCCCCCAGCCCGGGGAGGCCTGGCTTCCACCCCACCCAAGGCCTGGTACAAGGACATCCTGCAGCTCATTGGCTTCGCCAACCTGCCCCGGGTGGATGAGTACTGTGAGCGCGTGTGGTGCAGGGGCACTACGGAATGCTCAGGCTGCTTCCGGAGCCGGAGCCGGGGCAAGCAGGCCAGGGGCAAGAGCTGGGCAGGGCTGGAGCTAGGCAAGAAGATGAAGAGCCGGGTGCATGCCGAGCACAATCGGActccccgggaggtggaggccacGTAG